GTTTTCGGAGTTGGACGCCAGCACGTTAAACGGACCGGGATGGTAGGTTAAACGCAAGCCGCTTTGGGCCGCCTTCTCGCCGCAACGCTTTAGAACCTGGCTGATTGCCTCGTAATCCGGTAAGTCCGTTAGCTGGTACTGGCTCATCCAGGGGAGCATGTCCGAACTCATCCGGAAAAACAAAATACCGTGTTGGATATTCCAGTTCAATACCTTTTCAAAGTCGGTAAAATTAGCTAGCGCCAGCGTCGAAGCGTAAGGCACTCCTTTTTCCAGGAAAGTCCGTTTCATCATGGAACGGTTTACCTGCACTTTTTGAGCGGCCAAAGTTAAATTAATGGAGGCATAGCCATACAGCATACATTCTAAAGTTAAATTGCGCAAACCGCATTTTTAAGAATCCGGAGCGAGCATGTACGTAAATCAACCGGTTAAAGACAAAAGCCAACTGATTTTAAAATTTATAACCATCAGCCGGTTTACTTGTTTGCTTAATTGTTTGTTTTAAAACTGCGTATACAATACCCGCAGCGAAGCTGAAGAAGAATTAATAACCGCAATCGTTTCGCGTAAAGACAAATCGTTTGTGAAGACACCAACGACGGCACTGGAAAGAGCTAAACGACAGCTTTAATTGGGATGCTGCGATGGCACTGTTTAATAGTATAATAATTGTTCCAGTATGGGCAACGCGCTCTAAATTCGCCCAAGGCAGTGTCTCACTGCCAAGTATTGGGTAAGTTTTATGAGAAAAGAAAAAAAATAAAAATTCGTTTATAACCGTTTTCCGGGATTAATCTCGCTGAAAAATAAACCGGTAATTACCGGAACACAAGCAGGAAAAATTGCTTTTGTTGCTATTCAAAAAATCAAAAATTTAAAAAATACGAATTTAAATAAGATGAAACCTTACGTAATATGCCACATGCTCGGCTCGGTGGATGGCCGGATTAAACAGGATATCTGGGGATTTAAAGACCATCATAAATATTTTGAAGAAACCGCTGAGAAAATTCCGGCGGATGCCTGGCTGGTAGGCCGGGTTACCATGCAGGAGTTTTCGAGCAAGCAGGAATATGCGTTGCCACCCGCCCAGGAAGATTTACCAAAAACCGATTTTGTGGCGGATCAGCCGGAAAAATCTTTTGCGGTAGTCATCGACCCGGCTGGCAAATGTTTCTGGGATACCAATATGGTTTCTACGGAACACGTAATTGAAGTGCTCACCGAAAAAGTGCCCGCTAATTACCTGGAGCATTTGCGTAGCAAAAATGTGTCTTACATTTTTGGCGGAAAAGAAGAACTCGATCTGGCACTGGTACTGGAGAAATTACACGATCTTTTTAACATTAAAACTGTGCGGATAGATGGCGGGGGGCATGTAAACGGGTCTTTTTTAAAAGCCGGCTTAATTGATGAATTTAGTTTGGTGCTGGCACCCGTCGCCGATGGTACCATTGGCTCGCCCACGGTTTTTGAAGTAGAAGAAGGTTATGGTACTCGCCAGGCTACGCATTTTAAAATCAAATCCGTCGACCGGATATATGACGATTTTCTCTGGATTCGCTACGAGGTAGTTAAAAATCAGCAAACTGACTGGTAAGTAATTTTTAAAATTTTAAAAAACATCATAACTAAAATATCATGAAAGTAGCATTAATCGGCGCAACGGGATTTGTGGGTTCCGCCATTTTAAACGAATTAGTGGAAAGGGGCCACCAGGTAACCGCCATTGTCCGGAACCCGGAAAAAGTAAAATCAGCGGAAAATATAACGGCAGTAAAAGCCAATGTTCTGGACGAAAACGAAGTAGCCGAAGCAGTAAAAAACCATGACGTAGTAGTGAACGCCTTTAATCCCGGCTGGACCAACCCGAATATTTACGAAGAAGCCATGCAAGGTTCTCAGGCCATTCAAAGCGGGGTAAAGAAAGCAGGGGTAAAGCGCTTGTTTGTAATAGGTGGTGCGGGCAGTTTGTATGTAGCCCCCAATACGCAGTTAATTGATACGCCGCAATTCCCGGAAAGCTTTAAAGCCGGCGCTTCTGCGGCCCGCGATTACTTGAATATTTTAAAAAAAGAACAAGATTTAGTCTGGACTTTCCTGAGCCCGGCCATCGAAATGCACCAGGGAACTTCGGGCGAACGCCGCGGCAAGTACCGCATAGGTTTAGAAAATCCGGTTTTCGATGAAAACAACCGCAGCGTAATTTCCGTGGAAGATATGGCCATTGCTATTGTGGACGAACTGGAAAACCCGAAGCACATCCGTCAACGGTTTACGGTAGGGTATTAAATCAATATTTATTATTTAGCCAAGCTATGATGCAAAAGTAAAGCTGCACCATAGCTTGGCTATAATTTTACAGCCGAACTGAGTTAAAAGTAGGCGTAGCTAATATTTAGGTGTAATTAGTTGATATATTCATTATTGTTCTTCTGATTCAAAAGCACTAACATCTTTTTCAAGTTCCTTAGGCGATACTTCATAGAGGTAATTCATCAGGTCATAAAATTCCTCTTTTGTTTGTAATCTTACTCGTTTCAGTTGACCGTCTGGATAAATAAACTCCACTCGATATGGTTTAAAAGTAATAGTAGCAACAACAAACGAAATCTTTTTTAAATCTTTAAAATATACCCGAAAAACTGGCGAACTAGATTTTACTTCGATGTAATCTTCATATAACATTAAACAACCTTTTTCATTACTTTTTATAGCGAGTAATAACAAAGAGACCAGTCCCAAAAAAAATATGAAACCTATCCCATTGTTGATACTCTTGGGAGATAAGTCAGATGTTATTATCTGAATAAACGGTTGTATAAAACCTAAACCCCAAAAGCCCAAAACAGCTACACCCAAAAGAATTACAGCTATTTTATTAACCCGTTTATTCGTCCTGTTTACATGAATGGAGTAGGATTTAATCATATTATATAATTCTGCAACCGACTACTTTATAAAATCTGGTAGTTGTAAGTAAAATCTAAGGTTTAAATTTTCTTTTTTGACGAACAACAATAATTTAATTTAGAAAATCATAATTTCGGAAGTTTTAAATTGTAGTAAGAAGTCTAAAGAAGATTGATTTAACCGTTCGTTATGAAAAATGCTCTTCTGTTTTTGCTCTTTGTTAGTTTGGCTCCGGTCGTTATCAGCCAAACGAAACCCAAAGCAATTCGCCTGTTTAATGGCAAAAATTTTAAAAATTGGCAAGGCGATACCCTAAAAACCTGGCGCATTCAAGACGGTGCGCTGGTAGGTGGTTCCTTAACCGAAAAAGTACCGCATAACGAGTTTTTGAGCACTACCAAAAGTTACTCCAACTACGTGCTGCGCCTGAAGATTAAATTAACCGGTACCGAAGGATTTATCAACGGTGGCGTGCAGTTTCATAGCCAGCGCAT
The sequence above is a segment of the Adhaeribacter swui genome. Coding sequences within it:
- a CDS encoding RibD family protein, which gives rise to MKPYVICHMLGSVDGRIKQDIWGFKDHHKYFEETAEKIPADAWLVGRVTMQEFSSKQEYALPPAQEDLPKTDFVADQPEKSFAVVIDPAGKCFWDTNMVSTEHVIEVLTEKVPANYLEHLRSKNVSYIFGGKEELDLALVLEKLHDLFNIKTVRIDGGGHVNGSFLKAGLIDEFSLVLAPVADGTIGSPTVFEVEEGYGTRQATHFKIKSVDRIYDDFLWIRYEVVKNQQTDW
- a CDS encoding NAD(P)-dependent oxidoreductase, with product MKVALIGATGFVGSAILNELVERGHQVTAIVRNPEKVKSAENITAVKANVLDENEVAEAVKNHDVVVNAFNPGWTNPNIYEEAMQGSQAIQSGVKKAGVKRLFVIGGAGSLYVAPNTQLIDTPQFPESFKAGASAARDYLNILKKEQDLVWTFLSPAIEMHQGTSGERRGKYRIGLENPVFDENNRSVISVEDMAIAIVDELENPKHIRQRFTVGY